The region CGTTCGTTGCGCCCAGGTGGATGTCCCAAGGGCGACGTACTGCCCGAATCCTCGCAACGCCGATGGAACACCAGCGTTCGGAGTCGTCGGTTCCGAAGAGCCGCTTCCGAAGGAACGGCTACACGCGTGGTACAAGGATCACAGCGACTATGTGCACCGCTTCAATCGCAGTCTCGACGAACTGATCGCCGCCGGCTGGCTCCTACCCCTGCGCTGCATGATTCGGGCGTTTGACTTCAGGAGATCCTCCAGGCTGTCCGCGAAGGCGGTGGGACGGCTGCGTTCGTCGCCACGACACCGGAGCGCCGTGGTCGAAGGGGCCGACCAGCCAGTGGTCGTCCGACATACCTGTCTCACGGCGCCGGTACACTGCGCGTCGTGGACCGAAAGGCCGTGACCGCTGAGGAGTTCGAAGCACTTCCGCCTGCGGAGCAAGACCGAGTCTTCGCCGCGAGCATCGTCACCGACCTCGCCGACGTACCACCCGAGTTCCTCGCGAAGGTCCGCGCCCGGGTCGAGGCGCGCCTCTCCGCGAGTGACGCCACTCGGAAGTCGTGACCGCGCAACGCAGAAGCGTTCGTGCAACAGCAACGTTCTTCGAGGATCTCGATGCTCAGCTCGGTCCTGAGCGCGGTCCCAGCGGTGAGCCGTCTGCCCACGACTTCCTGGTGTTCGAGCTCCTGCGAATCGTCGAGGTCTTTGCCGCCCGATTCGATGAGCTTCCCGAGCTGATCCCGGGTCGACCGCAATACCGCTTGCTGATCGGTGCCGGGCTGTTGGTCCGCCGGTTCGCCGTCGTCGGTCAACTCGCAGCGGACGGCGCGGTCGAGCTTGTCGAGCTGGAGCTGGACCTCGACGCGGCGCCGTAGGTCAAACCGACACGTCACGACAAATGTCGGCGAAGCGCTGCGGGTCTTCCCACCGCGGCGTGTGGGGACGCCCGGGTACACCAACAACGTGGCGTCGGTGATACGCCCTTTGAGTAGGTCTTGCATGTCGCCATGCGCCGAGCGGCGGGCAGATGCTGCTCGGCCTACCCGCAACGCCGGTCGTAACCCGGTCGTGAGCTGGTATCAGCAACTGTTGTAGCCTGCAACTCCGTGGGCCGTACTGATGTGCGAGCGGGTTCTGGGAAGCGGACGGATCGCAGCGAGATCGGCGAAGTCGTCGATGGGGTGTTGCGTGCGTCGCGGGTCTTGGTCGCGGTCGCCGCACGTTCGCTTGTCGACGTCGACCGTGATGTGACGCTGCCGCAGTTTCGGGCTCTGATCGTTCTCGCGAGTCGCGGCGGGCTCAATCCGGGTGCGTTCGCCGACGCTCTCGGCGTGCATGTTTCGACCGCGACGCGGATGTGTGATCGTCTCGTGGCCAAAGGTCTGATCAGCCGCGAGGTTCCGCGGACGAATCGCCGCGAGATCGTGCTCGCGTTGACGCCGCGGGGGCGTCGCATCGTGGACTCGGTGACTCGGCGGCGGCGAACGGAAATTGCGCGGATCGTCAAGAGTGTTCCCAAATCGCAGCGGGCGTCGATGGTGCGTGCGCTGCGCGCCTTTGGTGACGCTGCCGGTGAGCCTCCAGTCGAGGGTTGGTCGCTGGGATGGGTCGAGGAATGATCCCGCGATCGCTCGCCGCGCCGACGCGTCCATGACATCTGGGCGCGACCAAGCGTGAGCGCGCTGCGGCGATGGTGGCAGCGCGGGCGCGCTCACGCACAACAGCGGTTCGGCGTCGCGCGGCCCGATCTGCGCGAGGTTGGTCTTCGTTTGCGCG is a window of Acidimicrobiia bacterium DNA encoding:
- a CDS encoding MarR family transcriptional regulator, which encodes MVAVAARSLVDVDRDVTLPQFRALIVLASRGGLNPGAFADALGVHVSTATRMCDRLVAKGLISREVPRTNRREIVLALTPRGRRIVDSVTRRRRTEIARIVKSVPKSQRASMVRALRAFGDAAGEPPVEGWSLGWVEE